From one Triticum aestivum cultivar Chinese Spring chromosome 4B, IWGSC CS RefSeq v2.1, whole genome shotgun sequence genomic stretch:
- the LOC123092516 gene encoding pentatricopeptide repeat-containing protein At2g37310-like — protein MRLPAWLTAVPPDPRVYGDLIQRCADAGHLATGRQLHARLATLSVIPSNFLASKLISLYSRTGRLHDARRVFDAIPQPNLFAWNAILIALSLHSPQPSAALRLFAASGVSPDEITVSALLKSLAASGPGLSPLVTGELHALAFLRGFGADLFVSNGLITAYANAGDMRSARAVFDQMPRKDVVSWNSLISAYTRGGWYTECLELFHELVQACAGGGVRPNSVTVTSVLHACAQLKAVDFGVYVLRIAKESGLDMDTAAWNSVVGFYAKCGRLHYARQLLERMPKKDAVSYSAMITGYMNNGHVDEAMDLFRQADAKGISTWNALISGLIQNGRQSDVLELLHEMMGAGILPNTATLSIIMPSAPLFSTLLGAKQAHGYVIRNDYDQSNNVVSALIDAYSKAGFLYMARKVFELHENRSTIAWTSIISAVAAHGDVTEALDLFNQMVSTGTRPDTVTFTVVLTACAHAGKVTEAREFFHSMQAMFGISPVMEQYACMVSVLSHAGMLKDALDLVNKMPFEPNAKVWGTLLNGAAAVGDVELGRFVFDRLFIIEPKNTGNYIVMANLYSNAGKWEEAETIRSMLWGVGLEKVPGCSWN, from the coding sequence ATGAGGCTACCGGCGTGGCTCACCGCCGTGCCGCCGGACCCCCGCGTGTACGGTGACCTCATCCAGCGCTGCGCGGACGCCGGCCACCTCGCCACCGGCAGGCAGCTCCACGCCCGCCTCGCCACCCTCTCCGTGATCCCCTCCAACTTCCTTGCCTCCAAGCTCATCTCACTCTACTCCAGAACCGGACGCCTGCACGACGCCCGCAGGGTGTTCGACGCCATCCCGCAGCCCAACCTCTTCGCCTGGAACGCCATCCTCATCGCGCTCTCCCTCCACTCGCCCCAACCCTCCgcggctcttcgcctcttcgcgGCCTCCGGCGTGTCCCCCGACGAGATCACCGTCTCCGCGCTCCTCAAGTCCCTCGCCGCGTCCGGGCCGGGCCTGTCCCCTCTCGTCACCGGGGAGCTCCACGCCCTCGCGTTCCTGCGCGGGTTTGGCGCGGACCTCTTCGTGTCCAATGGGCTCATCACCGCCTACGCGAACGCTGGGGACATGCGCTCCGCTCGCGCGGTGTTCGACCAAATGCCACGCAAGGACGTCGTGTCCTGGAACTCTCTTATATCAGCGTACACCCGTGGAGGATGGTACACAGAGTGCTTGGAGTTATTCCATGAGTTGGTGCAGGCTTGCGCTGGCGGTGGCGTTCGGCCAAACAGCGTCACGGTAACAAGTGTGCTGCATGCTTGTGCCCAGCTCAAGGCTGTTGATTTCGGGGTCTATGTCCTCCGGATTGCTAAGGAGAGTGGGCTTGATATGGACACCGCAGCATGGAACTCAGTCGTAGGGTTTTACGCCAAATGTGGGCGGTTGCACTATGCACGACAGTTGCTTGAAAGGATGCCTAAGAAAGATGCGGTCAGTTACAGCGCCATGATTACTGGTTACATGAACAATGGGCATGTCGATGAGGCAATGGATCTTTTCCGTCAAGCAGATGCTAAAGGCATCAGCACATGGAATGCGTTGATTTCTGGATTGATACAAAATGGACGCCAGTCTGACGTTCTTGAATTGCTTCATGAGATGATGGGTGCTGGGATACTGCCCAATACAGCTACTCTTTCAATCATCATGCCCTCAGCACCGTTGTTCTCAACCCTACTGGGAGCAAAGCAAGCTCATGGTTATGTGATAAGAAATGATTATGATCAGAGCAACAATGTTGTCAGTGCATTGATCGATGCTTACTCAAAGGCTGGATTTCTTTATATGGCCAGGAAGGTGTTTGAATTGCATGAGAATAGAAGCACGATTGCCTGGACATCGATCATTTCGGCTGTCGCAGCTCATGGAGATGTTACGGAGGCACTGGACCTGTTTAATCAGATGGTCAGTACTGGCACTAGGCCTGATACTGTAACTTTCACTGTTGTGCTTACTGCATGTGCTCATGCGGGCAAGGTAACCGAAGCTCGTGAATTTTTTCACTCCATGCAAGCTATGTTTGGTATCAGTCCTGTGATGGAGCAGTATGCTTGCATGGTTTCTGTACTCAGCCATGCTGGTATGCTTAAGGATGCGCTTGACCTTGTAAACAAGATGCCTTTTGAGCCAAATGCAAAGGTCTGGGGTACACTGCTTAATGGAGCAGCCGCAGTTggtgatgttgagcttggtcggtTTGTGTTTGATCGACTGTTCATAATAGAGCCTAAGAACACAGGTAACTACATTGTGATGGCTAATCTGTACTCAAATGCTGGCAAATGGGAAGAAGCTGAAACCATAAGGAGCATGCTGTGGGGAGTTGGATTGGAGAAAGTTCCTGGGTGTAGTTGGAATTGA
- the LOC123092517 gene encoding protein MODIFIER OF SNC1 11 encodes MASQDSKPAQVPATAELTAPAAAAAGEAPNPTSPTAAQNPSAAAAAAAGGAATDLEKKMRRAERFGTQVVMSEDEKRSSRAERFGTGSSNEKMEEQKKKSRAERFGLPTPSSDDTEAKKKARLERFGQSTEVGKAEEEKRKARALRFAGAPSGSSEGKDKDTSKPDTATVAGTA; translated from the exons ATGGCATCTCAGGATTCCAAGCCCGCGCAAGTCCCGGCCACCGCCGAGCTCACGGCCCCGGCGGCTGCTGCCGCAGGGGAGGCGCCGAATCCCACTTCCCCGACAGCAGCCCAAAACCCTAGcgctgccgcggccgccgccgccggtggGGCAGCCACGGATCTAGAGAAGAAGATGCGCCGAGCGGAGCGGTTTGGGACGCAGGTGGTGATGTCCGAGGACGAGAAGCGAAGCAGCCGCGCCGAGAG GTTTGGGACCGGATCTTCCAATGAAAAGATGGAGGAGCAGAAGAAGAAGTCCAGAGCTGAGAG GTTTGGCCTTCCCACGCCCTCCTCTGATGATACCGAGGCAAAGAAAAAAGCCCGCTTAGAGCGATTTGGTCAGAGCACAGAAGTTGGCAAGGCGGAAGAAGAGAAGCGGAAGGCACGGGCCCTTAG GTTTGCAGGAGCGCCTAGTGGGTCATCTGAAGGAAAGGACAAAGACACCTCCAAGCCG GACACGGCTACTGTAGCTGGCACGGCATAA